One stretch of Meleagris gallopavo isolate NT-WF06-2002-E0010 breed Aviagen turkey brand Nicholas breeding stock chromosome 14, Turkey_5.1, whole genome shotgun sequence DNA includes these proteins:
- the RRP9 gene encoding U3 small nucleolar RNA-interacting protein 2 — protein MPPSFWVCPPAAAAIRVLRGHQHSVTCLVVSPDDKFIFSAAKDGSVIKWEVESGKRLCVVPGGKKGTEGQHMGHTAHVLCIAISSDGKYLATGDRNKLILIWEAATCKRLYTFTGHRDAVSGLSFRKGTYQLYSASHDRSVKVWNVEENAYLETLFGHQDIITGMDSLSRECCVTSGGRDGTVRFWKIPEESQLIFYGHQGSIDCIQLINEEHMVSGADDGSVALWGLAKKKPLALVRQSHGTQGSAQDLQQPYWVSAVAALLNSDLVATGSHSGCVKLWKCGEGFQKLEPLCDIPLIGFVNSLKFSSTGDFLVAGIGQEHRLGRWWRVKEAKNSICIIPLKCRAEAPGPMAADCA, from the exons ATGCCCCCTTCCTTCTGG GTGTGCCCTCCGGCCGCTGCCGCCATCCGAGTGCTGCGGGGCCACCAGCATTCTGTCACCTGCCTTGTTGTCTCTCCGGATGACAAGTTCATCTTTTCGGCTGCTAAGGATGGCTCCGTCATCAAAT GGGAAGTGGAGAGTGGGAAGAGACTCTGCGTGGTGCCTGGGGGCAAGAAAGGCACGGAGGGGCAGCACATGGGGCACACGGCCCATGTTCTCTGCATTGCCATCTCATCGGACGGCAAGTACCTG GCTACAGGAGACAGGAACAAGCTGATTCTGATCTGGGAGGCAGCCACCTGCAAGCGCCTTTATACGTTCACTGGTCATCGTGATGCCGTGTCG GGCCTGTCTTTCCGGAAGGGTACATACCAGCTGTACAGTGCATCCCATGACCGCTCCGTCAAGGTCTGGAATGTGGAGGAGAATGCTTATTTGGAGACCCT CTTTGGGCACCAGGACATCATCACAGGGATGGACAGCCTGAGTCGGGAGTGCTGTGTTACCTCAGGGGGACGAGATGGCACTGTGCGTTTCTGGAAGATCCCCGAGGAGTCACAGCTCATTTTCTATGGGCATCA GGGCTCCATTGACTGCATCCAGCTCATCAATGAGGAGCACATGGTGTCAGGTGCTGATGATGG GTCAGTGGCCTTGTGGGGGCTGGCGAAGAAGAAGCCACTGGCACTGGTGAGGCAATCGCATGGGACGCAGGGCTCTGCCCAGGACCTGCAGCAGCCGTACTGGGTATCTGCAGTGGCCGCCTTGCTCAACAGTGACCTTGTGGCTACAG GTTCCCACAGTGGCTGTGTGAAGTTGTGGAAGTGCGGTGAGGGATTTCAGAAGCTGGAGCCCCTCTGTGATATCCCATTG ATTGGCTTTGTCAACAGCCTGAAGTTCTCATCAACGGGAGACTTCCTGGTGGCTGGCATTGGGCAGGAGCACCG GTTGGGCCGATGGTGGAGAGTAAAAGAAGCCAAGAACTCCATTTGCATCATTCCTCTTAAGTGTAGAGCCGAAGCCCCTGGTCCTATGGCAGCTGATTGCGCTTAG
- the LOC104913097 gene encoding PHD finger protein 7-like — translation MHMMSKGTQEAAGSREPACVLCGRVDEDSSIYGHKHEKNGFYFHTFCVIFSTGLCKPGSDIRNACHFEEDLIRTIRRGEQTFCFVCGNLGATITCAEPDCGRSFHLSCTSEGECITQFFEDFRSFCWVHRPHQAVEAAPAQDTTCIICMEPMGNSRSYCTMVCPACQHAWFHRACIQEQALRAGIYCFQCPHCRDRDRFIRDMLTMGIRIPFRKPTWEDNYDASLGVRHQRCDASDCHYPHGREQAEGEGPWQLLLCSSCAAQGTHRRCSNLSHSAASWECNACAGEGTASSTNSDLPGYSTTSHAPSGPADCSPVPESSGLSRQRRTDRRRIRPRAQRDANTCSQSQGHRGSSHNAARIVESRTPNSASQGTSESSRHSPSNGYNLRRRQGQRARTRSRSPLQRPAPDSPSQPRTRRGSRQAPTPSAESCTHRYTGPGASRSSRVSTAADRGQSRQTGRPDSEPLPLNIGLLRPTASPEDAAGAGPGV, via the exons ATGCACATGATGTCCAAGGGGACGCAGGAGGCCGCCGGCTCGAGGGAGCCAG catGTGTGCTCTGTGGCCGAGTAGATGAAGACTCGAGCATATATGGGcacaaacatgagaaaaatggGTTCTACTTCCATACTTTTTGTGTG ATATTCTCCACTGGTCTTTGTAAACCAGGAAGCGATATCAGAAATGCATGTCATTTCGAAGAAGACCTGATACGCACAATCAGGCGGGGAGAGCAGACA tTCTGCTTCGTTTGCGGCAATCTGGGGGCCACCATCACCTGCGCAGAGCCAGACTGTGGCCGCAGCTTCCACCTCTCCTGCACCTCAGAGGGTGAATGCATCACCCAGTTCTTCGAAGATTTCAG gtccttctgctGGGTGCATCGTCCGCATCAGGCAGTGGAGGCAGCGCCGGCACAGGACACAACCTGCATTATCTGCATGGAGCCCATGGGGAACAGCAGATCATACTGTACCATGGTGTGCCCAGCCTGCCAACACGCCTGGTTTCACCGGGCCTGCATCCAG gaacaggcCCTGCGTGCAGGAATTTATTGTTTCCAATGCCCCCACTGCCGAGACAGAGACAGGTTTATTCGAGACATGCTCACTATGGGGATCAGAATCCCATTCAG AAAACCAACATGGGAGGACAATTATGACGCATCCCTGGGAGTTAGACATCAGCGCTGTGATGCTAGCGACTGCCATTATCCACATGGCAGGGAAcaggcagagggagaggg gccctggcagctgctcctctgcagctcctgtgctgcacAAGGCACTCACCGGCGCTGTTCCAACTTGAGTCACAGCGCAGCCAGCTGGGAGTGCAACGCCTGTGCTGGAGAGGGCACCG CCTCCAGCACCAATTCAGATCTTCCTGGCTACAGCACCACCAGCCACGCACCATCGGGGCCAGCTGACTGTTCCCCTGTGCCTGAGAGCAGCGGCCTGTCCAGGCAGCGCAGGACAGACCGGAGGAGAATCCGCCCACGTGCACAGCGGGATGCAAATACCTGCAGTCAGTCCCAAGGACACCGTGGGAGCAGCCATAATGCTGCCCGGATTGTGGAGAGCCGCACTCCAAACTCTGCCAGCCAGGGGACATCAGAGTCCTCAAGGCACTCCCCGTCAAATGGCTACAACCTCCGGCGCAGACAGGGACAGCGGGCCCGGACAAGAAGCCGCTCTCCATTGCAGCGCCCGGCCCCAGATTCTCCAAGCCAGCCCCGAACACGCCGTGGGAGCAGGCAGGCACCAACCCCAAGTGCCGAGAGCTGCACCCACAGATACACCGGACCGGGAGCATCGCGGTCCTCAAGGGTTTCCACAGCGGCTGATAGAGGACAGTCCAGGCAGACAGGCCGGCCGGACTCGGAGCCGCTCCCCCTCAACATCGGGCTGCTGAGACCAACAGCCAGCCCCGAAGACGCTGCAGGAGCCGGTCCAGGCG tttga
- the LOC104913096 gene encoding PHD finger protein 7-like, whose amino-acid sequence MLCSFQLCFVCGNLGASITCAEPGCGRSFHLPCASKGECVTQHFGKFRSFCREHRPQQAVEAAPEQDTTCIVCMEPVGDSMSYSTMVCPACRHAWFHRACIQEQALRAGFYCFQCPLCRDRDWFITDMHIMGIRIPIREPTWEDNDAYASLLERHGSCDASHCLYPHGREQAEGEGPWQLLLCSSCAAQGTHRRCSNLSHSAASWECNACAGEDTASSTNSDLAGDSTISQQGLGPSRGSETPESSSSSTTSHAPSGPADCSPVPESSVLEGSVTGRGRVTFYTV is encoded by the exons atgctctgctctttccagctctgcttcGTTTGTGGCAATTTGGGGGCCAGCATCACCTGCGCAGAGCCGGGCTGTGGCCGCAGCTTCCATCTCCCCTGCGCTTCGAAGGGTGAATGTGTCACCCAGCACTTTGGAAAGTTCAG gtccttctgcaGGGAGCACCGCCCGCAGCAGGCAGTGGAGGCAGCGCCGGAGCAGGACACAACCTGCATCGTCTGTATGGAGCCCGTGGGGGACAGCATGTCCTACAGCACCATGGTGTGCCCAGCCTGCCGACACGCCTGGTTCCACCGGGCCTGCATCCAG gaacaggcCCTGCGTGCAGGCTTTTATTGCTTCCAGTGCCCCCTCTGCAGAGACCGAGACTGGTTTATTACAGACATGCACATTATGGGGATCCGAATCCCGATCAG AGAACCAACGTGGGAGGACAACGATGCCTACGCATCTCTACTGGAGAGGCACGGGAGCTGCGATGCCAGCCATTGCCTTTACCCACAcggcagggagcaggcagagggagaggg gccctggcagctgctcctctgcagctcctgtgctgcacAAGGCACTCACCGGCGCTGTTCCAACTTGAGTCACAGCGCAGCCAGCTGGGAGTGCAACGCCTGTGCTGGAGAGGACACCG CCTCCAGCACCAACTCTGATCTTGCTGGCGACAGCACCATCAGCCAGCAGGGGCTGGGGCCGTCCCGAGGCTCTGAGAcaccagagagcagcagctccagcaccaccAGCCACGCACCATCGGGGCCAGCTGACTGTTCCCCCGTGCCTGAGAGCAGCG TACTCGAGGGGAGCGTTACAGGTAGAGGGAGAGTGACCTTTTACACTGTCTGA